Below is a window of Desulfurococcus amylolyticus Z-533 DNA.
GGATTTATGCAGGATATACTACTCTATTAAATCACTGAACAACACCAGGATGCTGGAGATATGGTTGTTTAATCTAACCGGCGTGAATGGTGAGGACACACCTCCCATGGTGACTGGGCAGGGACATATAGTAGTATTGCCTAGAGTAAGGGATATTGTTTTTAGTAATGTAAAAGCTACGATCACCCCTCTTGATCAAACGGTTACCTCTGGTTTTCCAGCAGTGTTTACAACAGTTGTCATTCGGTTCGTAAACATAGGGGTTTTAATAGGTTAAGCATCGGTTTTCCAGCGGTGTTTCCATAACTATATAGGTAGTGACATTAAGATATAAATTTGGATGAAATATTGGAAAAGTAAGTTGTAAATTATTATTAGGGTTAAAATAAATATTGATATACTAAAAGATGATTTGGTGGTTTTCGTGGACGGTGTTTCCGAAGTATTTTCCACGATCTTACTGACATCGATATTCTTGGCCCTAGTATTTATACTCCTACCATTCAGCTATTACACTATCATGGGTAGTGTAGCTAAAACAGAGTACGAGTATGTTAAACATGGATTTTACTCTATCGCCGCTTACTTCCCTATGATAGCTACCGGTGGTGAGTATAGTATTGATTTCCCATCGCAGTATACTTCACGAGGATATATTGAGATCGGTAGGATAGATATATATTTAAACAGTAGTTCCCAACCCACACTATCTTTCTCATGTATGGCTTTAACCCAGGGAGCTAATGTAGGCGGTGCTCCAAGAGGACTACTTTACGGCGTGGATACACATATTGTTAATGATTCAAGGATGATACCGAGGATATACGAGTACAGGGATGACAACGGCTTAATGATTATAACGCTTGATACTTGCAGGCTCCTCCTAGACGTCAATACAATTCCGACCGGTAATTATAGTGGCTACTACTATGTCCTTACATACTATAATTTGATCATAAGTTTTAGAGGATCTGGGTCTTTAAGGATAGAACCTGTGAGAACGTATACTGCATATTCCAATATTGGTGGAAACCTATGGAATATAACTATAGTGGTCTCCGACTATATTCTCGGTAAATCATCCTCATACAACGTGATAGACCTGGTTAAAACTGGTTTTGGAAAAGAATACGCTGGTATCCCGTTTTCACTTACCATAGCAGTAGAGGAGTTAGTTGTGGAGGTGTAGTGAAGTGGCTTCACCCATTATAACACATGTTATCGGCGCCACGGTTATGATAGCTATTATTATAGCATTAATGAATTACGCGTCAATAGTGTATAATACTACCAGGTATAACAATCTACAAGCTTTATACGAGGAGCTATCATCTAGGATAGCGGCTAGAATAAATGGGGCTGTCATGGATGCTTATATTTGGAGAATAAATAATACGCTTATACAATTAGCGAACCCGGTGGAGTCGGCTTTTAACGAGGGTTACAATGTCTATGTAGGTAAGGGTGTTTACTTAAACCGGGTTTTCTCACGTGTCCCACCAGATACATCAATATATGTTGTTGTCTCAACACCTGATAACACAATATATGGTTATGCATTGGTGGGCAATATAGGTAACCTAGAGGTGGCGAGAGGAAGCTTCATAGTTGACAGGTATAGGACGGGCTTTGATGCTGGAAACAGTTATGTGGAGAACGGGGTTCCATTTCTCTGCCGTATGCCAATCAATATAAGTGAGAGAGCTGGGGTGTATCTAAGTGATTATCTAGTGCTGGTGAACCTCTCATATAGTAGTGTAAACTGTACGTATCTAGGTAAAATATATGCTCCAAGTAGGAATGATGTGAGATTCACAGACTCCGATGGTGTGACGCCATTGGACTACTATATAGAATACTGGAATGATACAAGTAAACAGGCATTGATATGGGTTAAAATACCCTCGCTAAGCGCGTCAAGTAGTAAAACAATATACATGTATTGGGGTAACCCATATGCCGTGGATAAGAGTAATCCAGGCATCTTCACCCTAATAGACTACCTCGGTAGATACCAGGATCTAGGGGATTTACTGCTTGGAGGCGTATGGGGCATTAAGTATAATAACACTGTGGGTGAACCAAGCATAGTTGGGAACACCACTAGCCTAATGGTATCGACAAAATATACTAACTACGGCTACGTGAACATATATTCGTTAAGGCCTTTCAATTTGACTGGACGACAGGGATGGATCATCGAGGCTGTAGGGACACCGGTCGACACAAGCGTAAATAGCCAGAACTACCGGGTAGGATTCTACATGTGGAACACTACTACTAGTGAGAAATATGGTATACAGCTTATACCGCCAGTAATAGATCCATCAATAGATCTCACCCCATACACTATTATTTATGGGGGCTGGAACATAACCTCGGAGATCACTGGTGACGAAATAAATATTGTTATAGCCAATACTAATTTATCAATACTCCCCGCATCTAAGTCAAAATCTAATGTCTCTATAGCGATTGCACAGAGAAGCATAGGGTCGACCGGTGAAGGTGGATATGTAAGTATATTATATAAGGTAAAAGTAGCCCCAGACAATATATATCGTGGATTAGTTTTAAGCAATAATCTAGTGAATCAGTCTAATCAGGCATACGCGATACTGCTCGCAGCTGATACATCTGGGAATTTACAAGTGTGCACGTTAGATGTTGACCAATTATTAAATAATAATGTTGAATTCCTCGAATGTCAACCAACAAACGTAGACATTAATGGTGAAGAATGGTTCTACATCAACGTGACAATTAGAAATCCGGCGCAGGGGCAGGGTAATCCGGATATGGATCTATATATTTATAGAACTGATGGCTCAGTAGTATATAGTAAATCAAGGGTTGGTACAGTGGGACTACCCGGTAGGCCTGACTATATTGGACCAATAGTATACTATAATGGTGTATTAAGTAGCTATAACGGATCAAGATTCGACGACCTCATCGCGATAAGGTATAGTGAACCAGTTGATCTAACCACAGTGAAAGTCGTGGGTTTAACCCCTGGATTAATCGTTGAATTAGATGACGGGGATTTCTCAGTTAACAATACAGCTGACGACAATGGTGTCGCACTACTCAATGTCTCTACAAGGCCAATCCTAGGTATCAATAACCCCATCGACTTATTCATTTACGCTGAGAATGGAACGTTACTGGACTACTTCCAGATCAATAAAACTATCTCAGGGGGCACAATAATAGTTTACACACCGGAAATAAGGGAGTCCACGAAATCGTTCTCTGCAATGATACATGCATCAGGTAATAATATCGGTAGCTGTACTCTTAATAGGAATCAATATGTATACCTAGCTAGCTACCCCAGCAACACCGGGTTCAATACTGTATGTAAGACATCCTGGCTGAACTGGGGCAGGTATTTGACGAGTATAGGTTATTATAATGGTTCGTTCTACTACTTCATATACACAGTGAACCGTGAATTAAGGGATAGTAATAGTATTGCATTACCAGCTAATACTACTCCTCTATTATTCAGGGTTGTTTTCGGTGTATCATTAGAGGGCAAACTTTCGGGCCAGGTGAATCAGGTTAACACCACGGGTGTCTTTGAGAAGATATGGGTGAGACCATTCGTGTATCCTGAGCCAGCGGTATCTTACAGCGTGCTCGGCATTCAGAATATCTCATTTCCTAAGCAACCGACGGTGATAGTAGATGAGTATACTGGTTATATTGTTTTCTCAAGTAAGTTAATGGTGGATATTGTTGTAACAATAGACAATACTGGGAGAATAATTATTATCGAGGTTCCCAGGGGTGTAAGGGCACCGTGAAGGAGATTGTTGAATATGTGTTAGCGGTATTGATAGTATTATCTATAGTACCATTCTACAATATGGTTGTCACGCAATTCTATACGCCGGAGAAAAGCATTGGGTATAGCGAGGTATCTGATCTATTTGTATCGATTATTAATCAGGTTTTCATAGACATGTATAATTATGGCAATATATCTATAGAGCTAACAGATATTAAGGCTAGCCTCGAAAACATTATAAAGAAGTATGCCGGCTCAATATATGACGACTATTACTTCTATGCGAGAATATATACTCCGCTCAACGTCACGGTGGATCCTGGCTCAAGCAGGGTAATCATCTCCTCACCCTACAATATGTCAATGCTCCTACTATTAGTATCCCTGAACGGTACTGTAAGCTATAACGCAATGCCTACAGCCACCGGAGCCGGGGGCAACGTATTCAATTATATATTCGATTATTCTAAACTACCAGTTAAAAGCTTCTCAGCTATAATTGCTGTAAGCGGTTATGGAAGCACCTGGTTCATAGGCCATTGGCTTAACACAACAGTGGAGAAAGGTTATGCTATATCGGATACCAATAGAAACCTTGCTGTGATAGCTCGTAACATAGGGCTGAAGGCCACTAAATTCTACGGTTTCACAGGCTATAATACAACACTATACTATTTCACCGGGAAAGCCATAATGAACTACACTAGCTCATGGACTAATATATCATGGGAGTTTGTGCAGTATAATTATATAAGGTATAATATCACTGAGACTATGTACATGAGTCGTATCAATGGTCGATATAATGAAACCCTATACATGTATAATGTCTACCTTGTTAAAGGCAGGAACTATACCATATACTACTATAACAATGGAACGACTAAACCTGTTGAATCCACTTATGAATACTCAAGTATAAGCAATCCCGTCTACAATATGGTGCTTGTATCAATATATGATGGTACTAAGACTATTTCTGTCCCCATTTATA
It encodes the following:
- a CDS encoding DUF2341 domain-containing protein codes for the protein MASPIITHVIGATVMIAIIIALMNYASIVYNTTRYNNLQALYEELSSRIAARINGAVMDAYIWRINNTLIQLANPVESAFNEGYNVYVGKGVYLNRVFSRVPPDTSIYVVVSTPDNTIYGYALVGNIGNLEVARGSFIVDRYRTGFDAGNSYVENGVPFLCRMPINISERAGVYLSDYLVLVNLSYSSVNCTYLGKIYAPSRNDVRFTDSDGVTPLDYYIEYWNDTSKQALIWVKIPSLSASSSKTIYMYWGNPYAVDKSNPGIFTLIDYLGRYQDLGDLLLGGVWGIKYNNTVGEPSIVGNTTSLMVSTKYTNYGYVNIYSLRPFNLTGRQGWIIEAVGTPVDTSVNSQNYRVGFYMWNTTTSEKYGIQLIPPVIDPSIDLTPYTIIYGGWNITSEITGDEINIVIANTNLSILPASKSKSNVSIAIAQRSIGSTGEGGYVSILYKVKVAPDNIYRGLVLSNNLVNQSNQAYAILLAADTSGNLQVCTLDVDQLLNNNVEFLECQPTNVDINGEEWFYINVTIRNPAQGQGNPDMDLYIYRTDGSVVYSKSRVGTVGLPGRPDYIGPIVYYNGVLSSYNGSRFDDLIAIRYSEPVDLTTVKVVGLTPGLIVELDDGDFSVNNTADDNGVALLNVSTRPILGINNPIDLFIYAENGTLLDYFQINKTISGGTIIVYTPEIRESTKSFSAMIHASGNNIGSCTLNRNQYVYLASYPSNTGFNTVCKTSWLNWGRYLTSIGYYNGSFYYFIYTVNRELRDSNSIALPANTTPLLFRVVFGVSLEGKLSGQVNQVNTTGVFEKIWVRPFVYPEPAVSYSVLGIQNISFPKQPTVIVDEYTGYIVFSSKLMVDIVVTIDNTGRIIIIEVPRGVRAP